The sequence aaaatatatcctacgaaaatttttgttggaaaatttcagtgggggtcaccaaagataccaaagttgtaaataaagatctgtacgcttaattagcaaaattacacaccACCGCGGggctcacatttttttaaaaaaatcgccaaaaatccaagtatgatccgaatgagctgaaatttaaaatataaatagtacataagcagatctacaaaaaatatttatatatatgtaagttatctcttttagttgaagagatatttaggtatatttatttatttttttttaaattctgctcgatcttttttttttggtgttttagaTATAGGGCGCCTATGTAGGgtcggaatttttttaaacatatcagctatttttgctataaaattctgaataaaatcaaaacaacttgcAGATCTGGTACATacaaaaagttacatgcattaaAATTTGGAAGATCTtaaaatggccgtatttttttcgttttttttttttgaaaaaaaaattcttcgggactatataataATGAACTAAATATACTGTTATTCTGAGAAAGCAATTGGATTCATTTTATTCATTGGAACAAAGTGTGTCTTCATACTAAATTTTGTTCCTCTAACTTAatttaaacaagaaataaataataaaaaccttctcctgtaaaattaagtttttgtcGCTTGAGCTTTTTTTGCGGGAATGACACGATATAATATCGGATTTCTACAGAAGAGCGATATACTGGAAATTGGGCACGAAATGATAATAAGCAAACTACAATCGaacagaatattttaaaattaactgcATGACCATAATAAGAGAAGGGTAATAATGGGATGAAGTAACGAGAGCAAGAAATAAACATGGAACCAATCTATTAcaggcgcacagtggtatgagaataaaaaaaagatggaaataaatctgtaacttctaaacccttacgccgatttgaatgaaatttcaaatgcgcaaagaggaagtgtagtcgagtttaagttttgaatttgagcccaccaggagcgggaccaggtgttcccaaagtaggacatgggtatgttcaatttttaaaattatcctatttcttcgtttgtgttccgatttaaaaaaggagatattcgcatttgaaaatttaattttcaacatttttacccaccctactccagtttttttgtgaccgcggttccaaacattccccgattttatccatttttgttttataggattaacaatagatctatatatatcaaataaagaaagaagtgtttaaaaatcatgactgagtccaaagttacatgcatttgaatttaaaaaaattaaaaaaggcgatttttcgaaattttttttgggaaaaaagtacttttattttttttaagttatctaaaaaatttctatgaggatgtataattaatttgtactatttgaaaagctaactttacgccaaatattttaaatgaaaaaaaatgtataatttttgataccgaggggaccaggtccattcaaaaaatgcctattttttatgtaaaattcaactttagggcaaaaattctcaaatcgcatactcgatatcaaagtttttaatttgaaacatttgtaaaatataaatttattcaatgtattgaccattgttagctatgacctttcccatctttctagcaacatatagattccaagccaaaataactactcatcttttgaggccaagaacgaatcaagctaatatcggatactatattccaaagtgaagcgtatcccataaagagctttctgcatcgatagaaacaaatagtagccGAGCGGAGcaatgtctggactataaagaggATGAGGCATAACTTTCCAACCACtatattctaaatactttttaacaggtattgcaacatttggccgagctttgtcatgatggaatattactatTTCATAGCTGTCGGCATATTTCaacagcttataatagataggatccttttgctcTCATCAAATAAAGAcaattatcttagcgccatggatatttggctttggtatcgatttggctggttggccgggcttcacatgcgATCTCTTACTTGATGATTCGGTGCATaaatgatttccttttatagcgttcaagcattatttcggtCTTTCAAGGTCTAACGGCATTAATTTgtgtggtacccaatttccttgcttgAGTAGCAAAATCAGAAGTTGGAAGATTACATGTGCTAATGTCCTGCATTTAATTACAATCAGAGACGAAAACTTTTATATTGCCAAAATCTGGAATATCTTAGGAATTCTGATTAGAAATccctaaaaaattatattgaagaAACTCATAATGATTGTGTTCCGACAAGGGAACAGGAAATTGACCATGCGAGAAGCATGGATATTCAAAGTTAATGCCGTGACTgcgtttaaaatttgttaattttcattGCGAATGCAAGCCGTACCGGAAACTGCAAGCATTTAAAATCGCTTCgaatcttaaaattcaattcctCGGCATCAAGGTTTTTTGCACCCAATATAGCATGTTCACTCAACCAatcatgatttttgtaattttctgcAATGTTTGGAAACATATTTCGGAAGAGTTAGGATTTTGATTCGGTGAACTGGCAGAAAGCGACGGGAAATTGGAATTTTGCCGTTGCCAATGTCCAGCAATTGTTTGGAAATTAATTCTCCATATTAATCATTCTGCAGCTCGACACGCATGTTCACAGTCAATTTGAGTTTCTTGACGTAAATCCACAAAACGGACGACTTCAAACATGCATTAAGTTCATCGGCTGTCGTACAGGACACTAAGGTAATACACAAGAGCATCGTGTGGATTTTGTTGATCTATTTCATCGACTTATGGATCGCATAACTCACTTTAGTGAAAATTCGTTTATTAGCTGTACTGTCCGTATTGGGAATAAACTTTATGATAGGATTCACGGTTTTTTTGTtcaccttttttttttgtctcaatTTTTCCCAGTGTAAAAACTTGGTTTGTTTTACAGTGATCCATATTTCAATCTcgttgttattaaatattttcttataatgACAGGTTTATTAACTGAAGCTTGTTGTATTGAGTGGTTTCAACTCGAATATTTTCatctaaatatgttttattattctatgtactttaaacaattttaaaaactcaacCACAACTTGCAATTTTATTGCGTTGAGGGTTTTTTTCCTCCTTCTTCTCTTCAAAAGatctaattttattatttattaaactattaattgtacttaagttattttattttttttattcctcaataaaataataaataaaataaattagctgGCAATAATGAGTGAATTTGTATGGATGATGTTGGTGTTGGGTTTTGATATAAAACTAAGGGATTTTATAAATTGAGAATCAGAATTGAACTTGAGTTGAAACCTATAACACACAGTTAAGTTTTCTGTGATCTCCTGAGAgtccttttttcaaaaacacattcAAAATGAAAGTGAGTGATGGTTTGTGGAAAGTGTTGtatctaaacaaataaaataataataatttaaattgtaatgTAAAGTGTTTTAATCAAAAGTCctgaatgaaataattttaattaaaaataagaaaaaatacagtttgtgttaaaatattttcataagaatTTTCTTCATCTTGCAGTTCGCTATCGTATCCCTGTTCACTTTGGCTTTGGTCTTGGGTGCTCAAGCATCCATAATTCCTTGGGGTAATGTAATTACCGAACTAGCTGGTGGACCTCTCTCATACACTGCCGTCACATCACCAATTTTGCCAGCTTGGCCTGCTGCTGTTCCTATCGTAGCTGCTGCTCCTGCTAGTTATGTTGCCAAAACTCGTGGTGCTGTCCATGCGGCTCCATTGGAGGGACATCTCAATTCGGTAGCCAATATTAATGTAGCTCCTGCTCCTGGTACCTGGTAAGGACATCCCTTCAGTGCATTCATCGTAGTCAATAAACAAGTTTCCCGCCCTTACAAAAACTGCCAGTGTGATGTTTGaattcttttttcttttctccGAAAAAGAGCAAAAGAAATtagttgtaaatttattttttttgttttattttcgtttAATACAGGGTACAAtctaaaatattctaatttGCACATTAACTTGATTTTCTTGTTAACTTATTCACTCTTTacatttcaacacttttttcgattttttttttttaattttctttcaactatattttcttaatttctgtTAATAAAGCAAGtactttgtaaaaaaagtaaaatataaaaaaatttgtttactaaatattatttattgcaaaattgtgtaaaaaatcagCCATCTATTAGCCATACTATGTGTGAATATATTGTATTAGTATTTTCCTTTGACGGAGAATTCGTGTTATTTCTCTATAATATTCAGAATACTGCATATCAAGGAATAAGTTCCCTCACTCCTGTCTTTAAGAACTTCCAAAGTCTGTGGTTGGTTCACAAACAAACTCAAAGACAGATGTCTATAGCAGTTGAATGATCATTTCAGTCTCTACAAATtgctaaatgaaaattttcaccaatttttattagcaaaaaatatttaatatatgtagATATGGAAAGAGTTTTGGCAACTTACTTATcagattgagtttaaaaaataaaaatgttttgtgcTACATTTTTGAGAATGCACGTAATACAAAATActagaaattttgatttaaacttttaaatctTGCATGAAAGGGAATACTATTTATATTGTTCGAACAATCCAACAATCGATTTATAGATCCCTGCGCATTtcgtccacttccgaaaatcaaaatcctactctattccttatttCTCTAAACGACCTTTTACTTCCAACCAtatctattattttgcagatgacagcaacatttgacatttatattcattcagttatagatcaagcctgtcggagattagGGCAaagaggcaaaacatgaatgattctgggcatgagaatacaatgGGATGTCTGCTggtgtaaacatatttttcaactGACGATATAGGCATTCAATGTCTCGGTGTTTTGAAAGGTGTATGGTCCGGTaattcaaagtctattttggagcttcttGACCACGTACAGGAGAAGGCGAAGGAGTTATTGGTGGCAGTATCGTATCTAACTCTATTGTGGGCTGCGTTTAAATGTTCTATGAAATTAGTGataatacacgtttttcatcaagCAATACTATACTTAATGAAAAGTAAAAATCTTAGAAATTTTTCgctataacttaaaaagaaaacaaatacttttttcccaaaaaattagcgaaaaatcgcctttttaaatttttttaaattcaaatgcatataactttggacttagtctttacttttaaacaattatttttctattttatacatacatgtgttgttagtccaataaaataaaatcgggaaatatttggatccgctgttatcaaaaaactggagtaaggtgggtaaaaatgttgaaaatttaaatttcaaatgcgaatatctcctaagctataagatataattgatagctaagacgaggttttttatagtgctcgaggagattctatatatcggaacacaaacgaagaaatacaatcgttttaaaaatgttacatacCGAGGTGGTCGCGttgaggtccaagttcaaaacttaaactcgacgactttgaggtccaagttcaaaacttaaactcgacgaCTCgacgcatgtgaaatttcatttaaatcgaacttaccgtttagaagttacatatttatttccatctattttttttctataccactgtgagGCGTCAAGTGTGTGATGGTCTTCATTTTCAACGGCATCCTTGCGAGTTCCATCCAACATCGTCAACGGGCTTTCGTAGAGTATGCGCTATTTGGGAGGTTTAGACACATAGCCTTTCATTGGATATCGTTACTGGccagaatatttttaaaattctccaGAGACAGTGATTTATGTAGACCAGTAGCGAGTTAACATCCTTCTTCGTTGCATTTCTCGATTCATATCTATAAAGAATAGATGATTTTATGCAggaattaaatatgttttgattGGTTCTTTTCGAAATATGTGCTGACTGTCATTTGGGGTTTTAGAtaccaaattaattttttttaattaatgattttattcGGTTTCTTACGTCGTCCGCAGAAACACCCGTTATAATCAAAAGACTTCGGCGAATGCTCAAGCATTAATTCTCACTGCTTTAGTTTTGGCATTGCTTTTAGTTAAGGCTGCTTCAGTTTGTACTGCATTGATCTTAGCCTGCATATCATTAAAGTTGTGGGATGTATACATGTTCATCGACATGGTCGATATCTTCTAGCCTTCTGTTGAATCTCCAAGTTATTCCCCTCTGTCCACACGATGCTCTTCTCATTATGTTGTCGAGGACAATATTCAAAATAGGGGCGACAGAACACAGCCTTACATCTCTTCAGTTTTTATTGTGAATGAGTCACTAAAATAGCCATCATAAAGAATTCGACAGTCTGTCTTGTGATATAGGGCTTTAACAATATCAAGTATTTTTGTTGGGGTCTCTTTATATGTTAGCGTATTCCATATGACTGAATGGAAAAGCGTACCGAATGATTTCTCAAAATTGATGAATATCAAGTAGAGCAGTTGACATGGTCAATGCATAATTTTCGGGGACGTAAGACAATCTGCTCATTGGGGAGAAGCGGATCAAATGCAACTGATATCCTTTTATTGATGACTTAAGAGATTATCTCATTTGCGAAATTGATATGGGTGGCACAAATCTCCTGGATAATGTAATAATAACTCCTTCCTTAAGTCATAGCACAGTGAGTTTGTTACCCAACGAGTTTTTATGACGTGGTAAATAAACTTAGCGCTGTTTTCAGATGTTTTCGGTAACATCGAGGAGTAGTTATCTAACCATACATCCATCTGGTCTCTTTTGGATGTTAATAAATCTCCATCTCTGGTTTTATGTGGTTTGATTCGTTGGCTTCTTTGGTCAGATCATCAATCCATTTACGCTTATCTTGGCGGACACTTTCTTAACATTCTTGTGTTTCGTAAAATATGTTGAGCGCATAGGTGCTCATAGGTGTTTTTTACCTGAGCTAGGtaattcaaaaaagttacaaaaacaataaagatATTGGGCGATGACGTTTCGCAACAATGACTTTATGAGGATATGACTACGGCCGAGTGACGAATCTAAAAGGTCAACACCTCCCATGTATTTATGTTCCTGAAGTATGTTTGGACATGGAATGCATTCCATTgcctttttctttttattatatcGCTCAATGCTTGGTGCATTCTCAGGCGTTTGACTATCGGCCAAAATATATGGCTATTCCATATTCCAACCATTGTTTATGCCATATTTACAATCTTATTGTCATTCTATGAAACTGTTGTGACGTCGATTTCATGAAACGTTCCCACGTATTCTTCGCAGTCACCTTTATTGGCGAATTTCTGTGGTAATTTGCATAATGGAAGTCGTGGACGGCGATCTGTTTCAAGCGAATAGATGCCTTGTGTAAGCAAATATGCCATCAAGGGAATCGATGTGTAGTAATTATGGAGTGATTTATGAATCGAGGAACACAGCGAGGCAATCGAACCACAACTTTCGCAGATGCACCCAAATTCAGTTAATTTTCCTCACGATGGTCGTGGTTGCCGGAATAAATTGCAAATGAATAGCAAAATCCGGAATCATCGCGCATAAGAAACAATTTGTCAACCCATGAGTTCAGTGTATTGTTTCATATATTGTTTCATATAGTGTTTAGTCTTTGTCTCACATATTTGTTCATCAACACACAATCTTACTCGCTTtgctactttttgaaagtaacgGTTCAATGCGGCAATTATCGGACGTATTTTGTACAGACGACGTAGCCTGGATCGTATAGCTGAATAAATATCGAAATCTGGGTCATAATCACTGTCGTCAGAAGAAAAATCACCATCATCTTCACGTTCCGACCACGCAACCGAATTAACAAACTCGCAAAGCTCTCCTTCTGTTCTAAAATCACGAATTCTAATCGACATTTCTAATCAACAAACCGAAAAAACTTtgtaaccaaaatttttaaaaatccactaaaataaaataaaaattattattttaaacactCGCAATAGTTTCTAGGCACTATAATTTTTGTAAgcttaaatttgtatgtatttaaaccaaattatttttctgaaagcACGCAATTTCGCAAAAGTTATTATTTTCGAGGTTTCGACACCTTACTGAACATACGTGAGTCAAATAAAGTCGGTTTCAAGTGGCAATCGGCGCAAACTGTGGCGCTCGTATCAAGAAATATCCTTAAAGTCTCAGCGTGAATTTTAGACAAAAAtcgttgaacaaaattttaatttttttggttggttCCTGGCGGTACCAGTGGGATATTAAGGGTTAAAATATTAGCTTTTTGTTAAACTTCATGatcgaaataattaaaataaaaatcaaatctgTTAAACACGTGCTTTCCATTAAAGCAATTTTGCGAAACAaatctgtttttataaaaatgtgtaagtggtgctattttatttttcggcatttatgtattataatatatataaaaattaaatggtccatgtatgtaatgtcatcacgtga comes from Calliphora vicina chromosome 2, idCalVici1.1, whole genome shotgun sequence and encodes:
- the LOC135952110 gene encoding adult cuticle protein 1-like encodes the protein MKFAIVSLFTLALVLGAQASIIPWGNVITELAGGPLSYTAVTSPILPAWPAAVPIVAAAPASYVAKTRGAVHAAPLEGHLNSVANINVAPAPGTW